The proteins below come from a single Candidatus Zixiibacteriota bacterium genomic window:
- the selB gene encoding selenocysteine-specific translation elongation factor: protein MFVVGTAGHIDHGKSALVKALSGIDPDRLPEEKLRGLTIDLGFAWFKLPSGESVGVVDVPGHERFIKNMVAGVGGIDAVMLVIAADDGWMPQTTEHLDILTLLDIKTGIVVLTKTDLVDPEYLELQKEDILTRLKGTILENAPIVAFSAKDDSGKDDVLSSLQDILSRNIKRVSLNSPRLYIDRSFIIKGIGTVVTGTLTEGEIKLGQQLEISPSGQKVRVRGLQTHKQSIESAIMGSRVAVSLTGASKDDAHRGSALVMPGHFEPADTIGVRIKMLPNIKHPLKNSAEVVLLLGTAISHAKLKLFHRKILASLDEDLAVLHLDKKICCRIGDKFIIRRLSPAITVAGGVVLDWDFGAIKKSKAKQYEILKARDKLDLESVISSELLKDKNINLPALKANSRFSTEEIDNYLAEAKSIVKAGGSLVDKEHLEKYLQPACKILEEEHKQRPWNNGLVAGELAKKLKLRAAEVEETVSYLIDSGAIAQETGFLRLKNHVPHLKPAQESKAAKLIAMLTASPLAAPLKKEFIADDPVYEVIINFLRDKGEIIELKNGVLLTKRDFKNIIEKVAALIKSETKVTASQIKECLKTSRKYAIPLLEKLDALNITVREGDYRVLGDNL, encoded by the coding sequence GTGTTTGTCGTAGGCACGGCCGGTCATATAGACCACGGCAAGTCGGCATTAGTGAAAGCGCTATCCGGCATCGACCCCGACCGTCTGCCGGAGGAAAAGCTTCGCGGCTTAACAATCGATTTGGGATTTGCCTGGTTTAAATTGCCCTCCGGCGAATCGGTAGGCGTAGTTGATGTTCCCGGTCATGAGCGATTTATCAAGAACATGGTCGCCGGCGTTGGCGGCATCGATGCGGTTATGTTAGTAATTGCCGCCGATGACGGCTGGATGCCGCAGACTACCGAGCATCTGGATATACTTACCTTGCTCGATATAAAAACAGGCATTGTTGTATTGACTAAAACCGACCTGGTAGACCCGGAGTATCTTGAACTTCAAAAAGAAGATATATTAACGCGCCTGAAAGGCACTATCCTTGAAAACGCCCCGATAGTAGCCTTCTCGGCTAAAGATGATTCAGGCAAAGACGATGTCTTGTCCTCCCTTCAGGATATTCTAAGCCGCAATATTAAAAGAGTGTCTTTAAATTCACCCAGATTGTATATCGATAGAAGTTTTATAATCAAGGGTATCGGCACAGTTGTAACCGGCACGCTTACAGAGGGAGAAATAAAGCTTGGCCAACAGCTTGAGATTAGCCCATCCGGACAAAAAGTGAGAGTGAGGGGACTTCAGACTCATAAGCAATCGATTGAATCTGCCATTATGGGAAGCAGAGTAGCGGTGAGTTTGACTGGTGCAAGTAAAGATGATGCTCATCGCGGCTCGGCGCTTGTGATGCCGGGTCATTTCGAACCTGCCGACACTATAGGCGTGCGGATAAAAATGCTTCCCAATATAAAGCATCCTCTGAAAAATAGCGCGGAGGTAGTACTCCTGCTTGGCACGGCGATTTCTCATGCCAAGCTAAAGCTTTTTCATAGAAAAATACTGGCCTCATTAGATGAGGATTTAGCAGTTTTGCATCTCGACAAAAAAATATGCTGCCGTATTGGCGATAAGTTTATCATCAGACGGCTAAGCCCGGCAATTACAGTCGCCGGCGGCGTTGTGCTCGATTGGGACTTTGGGGCGATTAAAAAAAGTAAAGCCAAGCAATACGAGATATTAAAAGCAAGAGATAAACTTGACCTTGAATCCGTAATAAGTTCGGAGCTTCTGAAAGATAAAAATATAAACCTGCCGGCGCTTAAAGCTAACAGCCGTTTTTCAACTGAGGAAATCGACAATTATCTTGCCGAGGCAAAAAGCATCGTGAAAGCCGGCGGTTCGTTGGTTGATAAAGAACATCTCGAAAAATATCTTCAACCAGCTTGCAAAATTCTTGAGGAAGAACACAAACAAAGGCCATGGAATAATGGATTAGTAGCTGGGGAACTGGCAAAAAAACTTAAACTGCGGGCAGCAGAAGTCGAGGAGACTGTTTCATATCTGATAGATAGCGGCGCAATTGCTCAGGAGACAGGCTTTCTAAGATTAAAAAACCATGTGCCGCATCTGAAACCTGCCCAGGAAAGTAAAGCGGCAAAACTTATCGCAATGCTTACAGCCAGTCCCTTAGCGGCTCCCCTTAAGAAAGAGTTTATTGCTGATGACCCTGTCTATGAGGTTATTATAAATTTTTTGCGGGATAAAGGCGAAATTATCGAGCTTAAAAATGGCGTTTTGCTCACCAAGAGAGATTTTAAAAACATTATAGAAAAAGTTGCAGCACTAATAAAATCCGAAACGAAAGTTACCGCCTCCCAGATTAAAGAATGCTTAAAAACATCGCGGAAATATGCTATACCTCTTTTAGAAAAACTTGACGCGCTGAATATAACTGTCAGAGAAGGAGACTATAGAGTATTGGGGGATAACTTATGA
- the selA gene encoding L-seryl-tRNA(Sec) selenium transferase: MASKNQQKLKSIPSVNAILERNDIKALMTEWSFAYVSYETKNQTALARKRAQNTGKVESADEIAAKIIKAFIDKKTTLIKPVINATGVALHTNLGRAPLDDGLLQTVMANCSSYCNLEFDLVEGKRSKRGSLAGEIAAVLTGTEAGIIVNNNAAAVLLTVSRFGRDKEILISRGELVQIGGGFRIPEIITASGAILKEIGTTNKTVLSDYSKHIGKNTGLIMKVHKSNFDIRGFTEETPPSELALLAHKKRLPMLYDLGSGMVDDFGISEFKAEPSVVSAVSSKADIVCFSGDKLFGGPQAGILVGKKKYISALRRYPFYRPLRPDKFTLSAIEQTLLAYLTNPERVKLNKIFKQDIDSLKNRAEKISSTIELDYVMPSPLKSTAGGGTTPNISYKSYGISIIKNTAGLDVRLRNYAPPIIIRKGKDKAMLDLSTVFPAQDEIIIKALKECLS, translated from the coding sequence ATGGCATCTAAAAATCAACAAAAGTTAAAAAGCATTCCATCAGTCAACGCTATTCTCGAAAGAAATGATATCAAGGCATTAATGACGGAGTGGTCGTTTGCCTATGTGTCTTATGAAACGAAAAACCAGACTGCATTAGCTCGTAAGCGGGCGCAAAATACCGGCAAAGTAGAAAGCGCTGATGAGATAGCCGCAAAAATAATCAAAGCTTTTATTGATAAAAAAACAACTCTAATTAAACCGGTAATCAACGCAACAGGCGTAGCTCTTCATACCAACCTCGGCCGAGCGCCTCTTGATGATGGCTTACTGCAAACCGTGATGGCAAACTGCTCATCGTACTGCAATCTCGAGTTTGACCTTGTTGAAGGTAAAAGGTCAAAAAGAGGTTCGTTAGCAGGGGAAATAGCGGCGGTTTTAACGGGCACAGAGGCGGGAATAATTGTCAACAACAACGCTGCGGCGGTTCTGCTAACAGTCAGCCGTTTCGGCAGAGATAAAGAAATTTTGATATCGCGCGGGGAATTAGTGCAAATAGGCGGCGGTTTCAGGATACCCGAAATAATAACCGCTTCCGGCGCAATTTTAAAAGAAATCGGCACAACAAATAAAACGGTATTATCAGATTATTCCAAGCATATCGGCAAGAATACCGGCCTTATCATGAAAGTCCATAAGTCCAATTTCGATATACGCGGCTTTACCGAGGAAACCCCTCCCTCGGAACTAGCATTATTGGCACATAAAAAACGCCTGCCGATGCTTTATGATTTGGGTTCCGGTATGGTCGATGATTTTGGCATATCTGAATTTAAAGCGGAACCAAGCGTTGTTTCGGCGGTAAGTTCAAAAGCCGATATTGTCTGTTTCTCGGGCGATAAACTTTTTGGCGGACCGCAAGCCGGCATATTGGTCGGCAAAAAGAAATACATTTCCGCATTGAGACGCTACCCATTCTATCGTCCTTTAAGGCCGGATAAATTTACTTTGAGCGCTATTGAACAAACATTGTTGGCTTACCTGACAAACCCGGAAAGAGTCAAATTGAACAAAATATTCAAACAGGATATAGACAGCCTTAAGAATAGAGCGGAAAAAATAAGTTCGACAATCGAGCTTGATTATGTAATGCCATCGCCGCTAAAAAGCACAGCGGGCGGCGGCACGACTCCTAATATCAGCTATAAAAGCTATGGTATATCTATTATAAAAAATACTGCGGGGTTGGATGTCAGGTTGAGAAATTACGCGCCGCCGATTATTATTCGTAAAGGCAAAGATAAAGCTATGCTTGATTTGAGCACAGTCTTTCCTGCTCAGGATGAAATTATAATTAAGGCTTTAAAAGAGTGTTTGTCGTAG
- the selD gene encoding selenide, water dikinase SelD: MVQVLGNLPKYKFDNVIVGTEYFDDAGVVRYDETTGLVTTLDYFTPVVDDPRDFGRIAAANSLSDIYAMGGTPISALNIVGFPEKNLSLEVLTEILAGGAEITSKYNIPIVGGHSVKNDEPFYGLSVTGKVNLKQMMTNNACQPGDYLYLTKPLGSGVITTALKQNKASDEIVEKAVEIMIQLNKEASEAAIAAGVRAATDVTGYGFLGHLHEMMNASDVCAEIYFNSIPLMDGTIELAEMQTFPGGTGANYLYVDKFTTWDKRLSSNENRILCDAQTSGGLIISVPAKNHKLLEDELSKRGVIVNKVGEVVKRKEWHLKINKS, encoded by the coding sequence ATTGTCCAGGTTCTGGGCAATTTACCGAAATATAAATTCGACAATGTCATTGTCGGCACCGAATACTTTGATGATGCCGGCGTTGTAAGATATGATGAAACTACGGGATTAGTTACAACACTTGATTATTTTACGCCGGTTGTCGATGATCCAAGAGATTTTGGGCGTATTGCCGCGGCTAATTCGCTATCGGATATTTACGCAATGGGAGGAACACCGATTTCAGCCTTAAATATTGTCGGGTTTCCCGAAAAGAATTTATCGCTTGAAGTGCTTACCGAAATTCTTGCCGGCGGCGCGGAGATAACATCGAAATATAATATCCCGATTGTCGGCGGTCATTCTGTAAAAAATGATGAGCCTTTTTATGGGCTATCCGTAACAGGCAAAGTCAACCTTAAGCAGATGATGACCAATAACGCCTGCCAGCCCGGCGATTATCTTTATCTGACAAAACCGCTGGGTTCAGGGGTGATTACTACAGCCTTAAAGCAAAACAAAGCCTCTGATGAGATTGTTGAAAAGGCAGTTGAGATTATGATTCAGCTTAATAAAGAAGCCTCTGAGGCGGCGATTGCGGCTGGTGTAAGAGCCGCCACTGATGTTACCGGTTATGGGTTTTTAGGGCATTTACATGAAATGATGAATGCCTCTGATGTGTGTGCGGAAATATATTTTAACAGCATCCCTCTTATGGATGGAACAATTGAACTTGCCGAAATGCAAACATTCCCCGGCGGCACCGGCGCAAATTATCTCTATGTGGATAAATTCACAACTTGGGATAAACGGCTCTCTTCAAATGAAAATCGAATTCTCTGCGATGCTCAGACATCAGGCGGATTAATCATATCGGTTCCTGCGAAAAATCATAAATTGCTTGAGGATGAACTATCGAAACGCGGCGTAATTGTCAATAAAGTCGGCGAGGTTGTAAAGAGAAAAGAATGGCATCTAAAAATCAACAAAAGTTAA